The DNA window CGTCATGCCAACGTCTTGTCGATCCGCTTGCAGCCGAACGAGGGCATCACGCTCAAGGTGACCATCAAGGAACCGGGGCAGGGTGGCATGCGTCTGGTGGATGTGCCGCTGGACATGTCCTTTGCCGAGGCCTTGGGTCCCGAGGGGCAGGATCCCCCCGACGCTTATGAGCGGTTGATCATGGATGTTGTGCGCGGCAACCAGACATTGTTCATGCGCGGGGACGAGGTCGAGGCCGCCTGGGCCTGGACCGATCCGGTGATCGCAGGATGGGAGTCGCGCGGCGACGTTCCCAAACCTTATGAAAGCGGCAGCACGGGTCCCGGCGACGCCGAGCTGCTGATCAAACGCGACGGTCGCCGTTGGCAGGGGATCAACCCCTGAGAGTGAGCCTATGAGACTGGTGGAATACGCAGATCGAGACATGCTGGCCATTGATGTGGCCAACGTTTTGGCAGGGGCTTTGGAAACGGCGCTTTTGCATCACGAGACGGTATCCTTTGCGGTGCCGGGCGGAACCACGCCAGGGCCGGTCTTTGACGCGCTCTGTGCGGCCAATCTGGAGTGGGACCGGGTGCATGTGCTGCCCACGGATGAGCGTTGTGTTGACGAAGGCGATGATCGCTCGAACGCAAAGCTGATCAAGGAACGGCTGTTGACCAACCGTGCGTCATCCGCCGTGTTCCTGCCGCTCTTTGGCGGCGGCACGCCAGAGCAGAACCTGGCTGAAACAGAAACGATGCTGGCCCCGCATTTTCCGCTGTCGGTGCTGTTGTTGGGCATGGGCAACGATATGCACACCGCCTCGTTGTTCCCAGGGATGGAGGGGCTGGACGCCGCTCTGGCCTCGGACGCGCCGGTGCTGACAGTGGCCCGCCCCGAAACACAACCCGAGGCACGTGTGTCGCTGACGGGTTCCGTGCTGGACGGGGCTCTGTCCAAGCATCTGGTGATCTTCGGGCCTGAAAAGCGCGATGCACTGGACCGCGCCATGACCATGCCCCCCGAAGAGGCGCCGATCTCGGCCGTGTTGAACAACACCAACGTGTATTGGGCAGAATAGGGAAATCTATGTGGGATGAACTGAACCACCTGCGCGACGAAAACAAGAATCGTTGGATCATGGATCTGTTTGAGCGCGATGGCGCGCGGGCCGATGGGTTCTCGGTCGAGACGGGCGATATGCGGTTCGACTATTCCAAGACCTTGATCGATGATGCAGTGCGCGCGGCGCTGATCGAATTGTGTGAAAAGGTTGATCTGAGCAGGCACCGCGATGCGATGTTTACGGGCGCTGCGATCAACGAGACAGAGGGGCGCGCGGTGCTGCATACGGCACTGCGCAATCTGGACGGCGGGTCGGTTCTGGTGGACGGTCAGGACGTGATGCCCGGCGTGCTGGATACGCTGGCGCGCATGCGCTCATTTGCCGAGGATGTGCGCAAGGGCGCCTTCGCCGGGGCCGGTGGGTCGATCACGGATGTGGTCAATATCGGCATCGGGGGCTCGGATCTGGGACCGGCGATGGCCACTTTGGCCCTGGAACCCTATCACGACGGTCCGGTCTGTCATTTTGTGTCCAATGTGGACGGGGCGCATGTTTCCGATGTTCTGCGCCCCCTGGACCCAACCCGGACGTTGGTGATTGTTGCCTCCAAGTCATTCACCACGACTGAAACCATGACCAACGCGCGCACTGCGCGGGCCTGGATGCTGGATGGTGGTGGTGATCCGGCTGGGCAATTTGCGGCCGTTTCTACGGCGCTCGACAAGACCGAAGCCTTTGGGATCCCGGCCGAGCGCGTATTCGGGTTCGGGGATTGGGTTGGCGGGCGCTATTCTGTCTGGGGGCCAATCGGGTTGCCGGTGATCCTGGCCATGGGGCCGCAGGCCTTTGATGCCTTCTTGCGCGGCGGACAGGCGATGGACCTGCATTTCCGGTCCGCGGCATGGGCCGAGAACATGCCGGTTCTGCTGGCGTTGACCGGTCTTTGGCACCATCAGATCTGTGGCTATCCCACCCGCGCGGTGTTGCCCTATGATCAGCGGCTGTCGCGGCTTCCGGCCTATTTCCAACAGCTGGAAATGGAATCGAATGGCAAATCCGTTGCGATGAGTGGAAGTTCTCTCACCGTGCCGTCAGGGCCTGTTGTCTGGGGCGAGCCGGGAACCAACGGTCAGCACGCGTTTTATCAGCTGATCCATCAGGGTACCGGTGTTGTACCGTGCGAGTTCATGATCGCGGCCGAAGGGCACGAGCCAGATCTGGCCCATCACCACCGCTTGCTGGTTGCCAATTGCCTGGCCCAATCCGAGGCGCTGATGCGCGGGCGGTCCCTTGACGAGGCCCGCGAGAGGATGGCGGCCAAAGGGCTGACTGGCGATGAATTGGACCGTCAGGCGCGGCACCGGGTTTTTGCAGGTAATCGTCCGTCGACGACGTTGGTTTACCCAAAGCTCACACCCTTTGTACTGGGCCAGATCATCGCGCTGTATGAACACCGCGTGTTTGTCGAGGGTGTGATCCTGGGCATCAACTCATTCGACCAATGGGGGGTGGAGTTGGGCAAAGAGCTTGCAACCTCACTTGCGCCCATTGTGGATGGCGAGCAAAGCGCCGAGGGGAAAGATGGCTCGACCGCCGCTTTGGTCGGCTTTGTCCTGAAACACCGAGGCTAATCTATCCTTCGGGCGTTGCGCCGTCGCGTTTGATAAAGACCTCGCGCAGGGATTGGGGCAGCGGATAGCGTCCCGACCCGTCGCCACGCAATGTGACCATCACTCCGGTCAGCGTCGCACGCAGATCACCGGACCAAAGCTGTTGCTCGATGGTAAAGGACGTGTTGCGAAACCCGGTGACACGCGCCGTGGTGACATAGACCTCATCCATCACCATTTCTCGGACATAGTGGATATTTGCGCTGCGGATCACGAGCCGAGGGGCTTCAAGCCCGTCGTAGCAAAACGCGCAGAGATTATCGAAATACGACACCCGCAGCGTCTCGAACCATTCGATGTAAGCCTTGTTGTTGACGTGGTTTAGCGGGTCCAACTCGGCAAAACGGACCTTGTCGGCCAAGGCAAGCGGTTGCGGGGCATCAAGACCAAAGCCCAATTGTTCTTTGGCAGTCAATGGGGTGTGAAAACGAATATCCATGTCCAAACTGCTAGTGGTCCCGTTGACGTGGCGCAAGCCCATGCGGTTTGCCTACGTTCCGTCACGGTTAAGTCTTGACAGATCACGCCTGTATCAATTGTCTGACAATTGACAGGAGCGCCCCGCCTGAACCTGAACCGGGTCGGCGCGCGGGCGGACGCATGGGAGGATTTGAAATGCTCGGACAAATGATGAAGCAACCCTTGCTGATTTCATCGCTCATTGATCATGCCGCGCGCTATCATGGTCAGACCGAGATCTGGTCGGTCAAAGCGGGTGGAGGGGTCGAGCAGACCAATTGGGCCGGGATCGCGGCCAATGCCCGCCGTTTGGGCTCGGCCTTGACCGCCCTGGGGCTAGAGCCGCAGACGCGCTGTGCGACCTTGGCGTGGAACAACCGTCGCCATTTGGAAATCTACTATGGCACGTCCGGGGCGGGGTTCGTCTGCCACACCATCAACCCGCGGCTCTTCCCCGAGCAGCTTATCTATATCGTCAACCATGCCCAGGATAAGGTGCTGTTTCTGGACGAGACCTTTGTGCCGCTGATCGGGCCGCTTTTGGACAAGCTCAAGACGCTGGAGCATGTGGTGTTGATGGGGCCGCGCAACGAAGATGCGGCAGCGAAACTTCCGGGGCTCAAGTTTTATGACGAGTTGATAGCCGACGGAGATGTAAGTTTCGCGTGGCCAGAGTTAGATGAAAATACGGCCTCAAGCCTTTGTTATACATCGGGAACAACGGGTAACCCCAAGGGTGTTCTCTATTCCCATCGGTCAACGGTATTGCACAGTTTCGCGTCCAATACACTGGATTGCGTCGGCTATTCTGCCCGCGATGTGGTGATGCCGGTGGTGCCCATGTTCCACGTCAACGCCTGGGGGTCTCCCTATGCATGCGCCATGTCTGGCGCGCGCATGGTGTTGCCAGGCGCCGATCTGCAGGGCGAGGCGCTGGTGGGGCTGATAGACAGCTATGGCGTCACGCTGGCGCTAGGTGTACCGACGATCTGGGCCGGGCTCTTGGCCTTTGCCCGCGAGACCGACACTACGCTTGAAAGCCTGACGCGCACGGTAATTGGCGGCTCGGCCTGTCCGCCGTCGATGATGGAGGAGTTTCGGGATGTCTATGGCGTGGAGACGATCCACGCCTGGGGTATGTCCGAGATGAGCCCGCTGGGGTCCACCAACACGCTGCTGGCCAAGCATCTGGATTTGCCAGCGGAGGAGCAGCACAAGCTGCGCGAAAATCAAGGGCGTCCGCCGTTTGGGGTCGAGCTCAAGATCGTGGATGATCAGGGGAAGGATCTGCCGCATGATGGCAAGACCCAAGGCGACCTGATGGTGCGCGGGCATTGGGTGCTCGACAGCTATTTCCTGAAACAGGGTGAAGAGCTGTTGCAGGACGGCTG is part of the Falsiruegeria litorea R37 genome and encodes:
- the pgi gene encoding glucose-6-phosphate isomerase, producing MWDELNHLRDENKNRWIMDLFERDGARADGFSVETGDMRFDYSKTLIDDAVRAALIELCEKVDLSRHRDAMFTGAAINETEGRAVLHTALRNLDGGSVLVDGQDVMPGVLDTLARMRSFAEDVRKGAFAGAGGSITDVVNIGIGGSDLGPAMATLALEPYHDGPVCHFVSNVDGAHVSDVLRPLDPTRTLVIVASKSFTTTETMTNARTARAWMLDGGGDPAGQFAAVSTALDKTEAFGIPAERVFGFGDWVGGRYSVWGPIGLPVILAMGPQAFDAFLRGGQAMDLHFRSAAWAENMPVLLALTGLWHHQICGYPTRAVLPYDQRLSRLPAYFQQLEMESNGKSVAMSGSSLTVPSGPVVWGEPGTNGQHAFYQLIHQGTGVVPCEFMIAAEGHEPDLAHHHRLLVANCLAQSEALMRGRSLDEARERMAAKGLTGDELDRQARHRVFAGNRPSTTLVYPKLTPFVLGQIIALYEHRVFVEGVILGINSFDQWGVELGKELATSLAPIVDGEQSAEGKDGSTAALVGFVLKHRG
- the pgl gene encoding 6-phosphogluconolactonase, encoding MRLVEYADRDMLAIDVANVLAGALETALLHHETVSFAVPGGTTPGPVFDALCAANLEWDRVHVLPTDERCVDEGDDRSNAKLIKERLLTNRASSAVFLPLFGGGTPEQNLAETETMLAPHFPLSVLLLGMGNDMHTASLFPGMEGLDAALASDAPVLTVARPETQPEARVSLTGSVLDGALSKHLVIFGPEKRDALDRAMTMPPEEAPISAVLNNTNVYWAE
- a CDS encoding acyl-CoA thioesterase, producing MDIRFHTPLTAKEQLGFGLDAPQPLALADKVRFAELDPLNHVNNKAYIEWFETLRVSYFDNLCAFCYDGLEAPRLVIRSANIHYVREMVMDEVYVTTARVTGFRNTSFTIEQQLWSGDLRATLTGVMVTLRGDGSGRYPLPQSLREVFIKRDGATPEG
- a CDS encoding long-chain-fatty-acid--CoA ligase, which codes for MLGQMMKQPLLISSLIDHAARYHGQTEIWSVKAGGGVEQTNWAGIAANARRLGSALTALGLEPQTRCATLAWNNRRHLEIYYGTSGAGFVCHTINPRLFPEQLIYIVNHAQDKVLFLDETFVPLIGPLLDKLKTLEHVVLMGPRNEDAAAKLPGLKFYDELIADGDVSFAWPELDENTASSLCYTSGTTGNPKGVLYSHRSTVLHSFASNTLDCVGYSARDVVMPVVPMFHVNAWGSPYACAMSGARMVLPGADLQGEALVGLIDSYGVTLALGVPTIWAGLLAFARETDTTLESLTRTVIGGSACPPSMMEEFRDVYGVETIHAWGMSEMSPLGSTNTLLAKHLDLPAEEQHKLRENQGRPPFGVELKIVDDQGKDLPHDGKTQGDLMVRGHWVLDSYFLKQGEELLQDGWFATGDVATLDADGYMTIRDRSKDIIKSGGEWISSVELENIAVGHPQLASAAAIGLPHPKWDERPVIVAVRAPDQDVSEAQVLSWFDDKVAKWQIPDRAVFVDALPLGATGKVLKRELKEQFRDLLTG